From a region of the Roseivirga sp. 4D4 genome:
- a CDS encoding enoyl-CoA hydratase-related protein, with protein MEFIKVDKAYAEHIALIQLNRPKELNALNLQLMGEIRDTLKELDQDDDVRVIIITGNERAFAAGADIKQMAGKGTIDMWKVDQFSTWDQINKTRKPIIAAVSGFALGGGCELAMTCDMIVASETAQFGQPEIKIGVMPGAGGTQRLTKALGKAKAMELVLTGKFISADEALGYGLINKIVPIELYLEEAIKLAKEIAAMSPIAVQMAKESVKRSYEVHLEEGLHFERKNFYMLFSANDQKEGMNAFVEKRKPDFKGN; from the coding sequence ATGGAATTTATAAAAGTTGATAAGGCATATGCAGAACATATCGCCCTGATTCAGTTGAATCGTCCGAAAGAATTGAATGCGCTCAACCTTCAGTTAATGGGAGAAATTAGAGATACGCTAAAAGAACTCGATCAGGACGATGATGTAAGAGTGATCATAATCACGGGCAATGAAAGAGCATTTGCTGCAGGGGCCGATATCAAGCAAATGGCAGGCAAAGGCACCATTGATATGTGGAAAGTTGATCAGTTCAGTACTTGGGATCAAATCAATAAGACCAGAAAACCAATTATCGCTGCCGTTTCAGGCTTTGCTTTGGGAGGTGGCTGTGAACTTGCTATGACCTGTGATATGATAGTGGCATCCGAAACGGCACAATTCGGTCAGCCTGAGATAAAAATTGGCGTAATGCCTGGAGCCGGTGGTACTCAGCGACTCACGAAAGCTTTAGGAAAGGCCAAGGCCATGGAGTTGGTCCTAACTGGCAAGTTCATTTCAGCTGATGAAGCTCTGGGGTATGGCCTCATCAATAAAATCGTTCCGATAGAGCTCTATCTAGAAGAGGCTATAAAGCTTGCCAAAGAGATCGCAGCCATGTCTCCAATTGCGGTTCAAATGGCTAAGGAATCAGTCAAAAGATCTTACGAGGTTCATCTGGAAGAAGGACTTCATTTTGAACGAAAGAACTTCTACATGCTCTTCTCCGCAAATGATCAGAAGGAAGGCATGAATGCTTTTGTTGAAAAACGAAAACCAGATTTTAAAGGAAACTAG
- a CDS encoding Dps family protein, with amino-acid sequence METTIENAVVEKLNQLLINYQVHYQNLRLFHWNVKGPFFFILHEKFEELYNEAALKIDEVAERILALNGIPKGSLKNILANADVESHEEIMEADAMVEAITKANLVLVSNLGELLEEAGKAGDEGTLDIFTSYLQELQKQNWMLKSFLNKSL; translated from the coding sequence ATGGAAACAACAATAGAAAATGCAGTTGTTGAGAAGCTCAATCAACTCTTAATTAACTATCAAGTTCACTATCAAAATTTGAGGTTATTCCATTGGAATGTGAAGGGTCCATTTTTCTTTATTCTTCATGAGAAGTTTGAGGAGTTGTACAATGAGGCTGCTCTTAAAATAGATGAGGTGGCGGAACGCATACTGGCCTTGAATGGTATACCAAAAGGCTCGCTTAAGAACATCTTGGCAAATGCCGATGTGGAATCGCATGAGGAAATTATGGAGGCTGACGCTATGGTAGAGGCTATCACTAAAGCAAATTTGGTACTCGTATCAAACTTGGGAGAACTTCTTGAAGAAGCAGGAAAAGCAGGAGATGAAGGTACTTTGGATATATTTACCAGCTATCTTCAAGAGTTACAAAAACAAAACTGGATGTTGAAATCCTTCTTAAATAAGAGCCTATGA
- the fbp gene encoding class 1 fructose-bisphosphatase gives MGKAENSRIALPVGSNLDRFIMRNQEDFPFASGELSQLIRDLAYAGKVVNREINRAGLADITGSYGAENVQGEAQQNLDVAADIRFTRALKKGGEVAAIISEEVEEVIDLNNPRAKYIVAIDPLDGSSNIDVNVSVGTIFSIYRRVSPMGSPVIKEDVLQKGKDQVAAGYILYGSSTMFVYTTGKGVNGFTYEPSLGEYILSHQNMKIPKTGSIYSVNEGASGSFPNEVKDYIAACKERGYSARYIGSLVADFHRNVLKGGIYIYPSTEKAPNGKLRLMYECNALAFIAEEAGGKATDGANRIMEIEPTSLHQRVPFFVGSKEMVKEASTL, from the coding sequence ATGGGAAAGGCGGAGAATTCGAGAATTGCGTTGCCGGTGGGCTCGAACCTCGATAGATTTATTATGCGTAATCAGGAGGACTTTCCATTTGCCAGTGGAGAGTTGTCTCAGCTAATCAGAGACTTAGCTTACGCGGGTAAAGTAGTTAACCGCGAAATCAATCGCGCAGGTTTGGCCGACATTACGGGCTCCTATGGCGCAGAAAATGTACAGGGTGAAGCACAACAAAATCTGGATGTTGCAGCTGATATTCGTTTTACGAGAGCGCTTAAGAAGGGCGGAGAAGTAGCGGCCATCATTTCTGAAGAAGTCGAGGAGGTTATTGACCTTAATAACCCAAGAGCAAAGTATATCGTGGCCATAGATCCGTTGGATGGCTCTTCAAACATTGATGTGAACGTCTCTGTAGGAACTATCTTTTCTATTTATAGGAGAGTATCACCAATGGGAAGCCCGGTGATCAAGGAAGATGTATTGCAGAAAGGCAAAGATCAGGTAGCCGCGGGTTATATCCTTTATGGCTCTTCAACCATGTTTGTCTATACCACAGGTAAGGGAGTAAACGGCTTTACTTACGAGCCATCTCTTGGAGAGTATATACTTTCTCACCAGAACATGAAAATTCCTAAGACAGGCTCGATTTATTCCGTAAACGAAGGTGCATCGGGCTCTTTTCCAAATGAGGTCAAGGATTACATTGCAGCGTGTAAAGAGAGAGGGTATTCAGCTCGCTATATTGGTTCTTTGGTGGCTGATTTTCATCGAAACGTCTTGAAAGGAGGGATTTACATCTATCCGTCTACCGAAAAAGCTCCAAATGGTAAATTAAGGTTGATGTATGAGTGCAATGCGCTCGCATTTATTGCTGAGGAAGCTGGAGGCAAAGCCACTGATGGAGCCAATCGCATCATGGAAATTGAGCCGACTTCTCTGCATCAAAGAGTGCCATTTTTTGTAGGGAGCAAAGAAATGGTAAAAGAGGCTTCTACCCTCTAA
- a CDS encoding 3-deoxy-D-manno-octulosonic acid transferase: protein MLVFYSLGIRCYYFLIKIASLFNKKAGLFVSGRKNLLTDLKNAINDNENIVWFHAASLGEFEQGLPVMEAYKELFPQNQVLVTFFSPSGYEERKSHPIADWVFYLPIDSKRNAKQFLDIVKPKSVFFIKYEYWFHYLNEVNQRNIPLYSLSALFTVDHIFFKSHGVFHRRMLHFFDHTFVQNESSLQLLNGLGIEKASISGDTRFDRVLKTIDQPDHYQDIENFKGGELLMVIGSAWPSDMQVLDEFINTSPQNLKFIIAPHLVDDLNVKKITSGLEVKTHRFTSGQEIPSNTKVLILDTMGMLSSVYQYGDFAYIGGAFGDGLHNILEAVAFGLPVVFGDKGLEKFPESLALQQLGGAFSIKSKDEASTILEKLTSDDSFRSATSDICRDYVLNNAGATDHIISYLKNQNV, encoded by the coding sequence ATGCTTGTATTCTACAGCCTGGGGATCAGGTGTTATTATTTTCTCATCAAAATAGCTTCGTTATTCAATAAGAAGGCAGGCCTCTTTGTAAGCGGCAGAAAGAATCTATTAACTGACCTTAAAAACGCTATAAACGATAACGAAAACATCGTTTGGTTTCATGCAGCTTCTCTAGGCGAATTTGAACAGGGATTACCCGTCATGGAAGCCTACAAGGAGCTATTTCCACAAAATCAAGTTCTTGTGACTTTCTTCTCCCCCTCTGGTTATGAGGAAAGAAAAAGCCATCCTATTGCAGATTGGGTTTTCTACTTGCCGATCGATTCAAAGCGTAACGCAAAACAGTTTTTAGACATTGTAAAGCCCAAATCTGTCTTTTTTATCAAGTATGAGTATTGGTTTCATTATTTGAATGAGGTCAACCAAAGAAATATACCGCTATATAGCCTTTCGGCATTGTTCACAGTAGACCATATCTTTTTTAAAAGTCACGGAGTTTTTCATCGAAGAATGCTGCATTTCTTTGACCATACCTTTGTTCAGAACGAGTCATCGCTGCAATTACTAAATGGCCTTGGTATAGAGAAGGCCAGTATTTCAGGGGATACACGATTTGACCGAGTACTCAAAACCATTGATCAACCGGATCATTACCAAGACATAGAAAACTTTAAGGGAGGTGAACTATTGATGGTTATTGGTAGTGCATGGCCCAGCGATATGCAAGTGTTAGACGAGTTTATCAACACCTCACCGCAAAATTTGAAATTCATCATAGCACCGCACCTTGTCGATGATCTCAATGTGAAGAAAATCACATCGGGATTGGAAGTGAAAACGCATCGGTTTACTTCAGGTCAAGAAATTCCAAGTAACACAAAGGTCCTCATACTTGACACTATGGGTATGCTATCTTCCGTTTACCAGTATGGTGATTTTGCCTATATCGGTGGTGCCTTTGGAGATGGCTTGCATAATATACTAGAGGCCGTGGCCTTTGGCTTACCTGTTGTTTTTGGAGACAAAGGGCTCGAGAAATTTCCTGAGTCATTAGCGTTACAGCAGCTTGGAGGAGCCTTTAGTATTAAATCAAAAGACGAGGCTTCAACAATCCTTGAAAAGCTTACCTCAGATGATTCATTTAGATCTGCAACATCGGATATTTGCAGAGATTATGTTCTCAATAACGCTGGCGCTACAGACCATATTATTAGTTACTTGAAAAATCAAAATGTATGA
- a CDS encoding aspartate kinase gives MKVFKFGGASVKDADSVRNMCEIIKAHKAEELIVVVSAMGKMTNAFEQLLSLTMEEREVDTALSEIKDFHQTIINDLGISSNEVLKKDLSDIFEQLENGLNEFSSSMGYDYMYDQTVSLGEILSTKIIAAFLNNQGIDTAWLDARKVVKTDGLHRQAKVDWGASQAMIKAQVNRSIEEGLVLTQGFIGSNSDFKTTTLGREGSDFSAAIFATSVSAESVTIWKDVPGVLNADPKKFEKTSLYEKLPYKEAAEMTYYGASVIHPKTIKPLAQKGIPLYVRSFQSPESQGTTIEETIIPNLAPAIIHKDKQTVISFKISDFSFINEHHIHLIFEHIKRLNLTINLMQNSAISFTICMDDNPKKREQLRTALMDEFLIYYNEGLEIITIKNYDQDAINEHMQGKQIIIEQRSRNNFQMVYRG, from the coding sequence TTGAAAGTATTTAAGTTTGGTGGCGCATCTGTAAAAGATGCCGATTCTGTCAGAAACATGTGTGAGATTATAAAGGCTCACAAAGCTGAAGAATTAATCGTTGTTGTCTCTGCAATGGGCAAAATGACGAATGCCTTTGAGCAACTCCTAAGCCTCACAATGGAGGAAAGAGAAGTGGATACAGCACTCTCCGAAATCAAAGATTTTCACCAAACCATCATTAACGATCTAGGCATTTCGTCTAACGAGGTGTTGAAAAAGGACCTTTCTGATATTTTCGAGCAGTTGGAAAATGGCCTGAATGAATTTAGCTCTAGCATGGGCTACGATTACATGTATGATCAGACAGTTTCGTTAGGCGAAATACTTTCTACAAAAATCATCGCAGCCTTTTTAAATAATCAGGGAATTGACACTGCCTGGTTGGATGCTAGAAAAGTCGTTAAAACTGATGGGTTGCATCGACAAGCTAAGGTGGATTGGGGTGCTTCTCAAGCCATGATCAAAGCTCAGGTGAATCGATCTATAGAAGAGGGGCTTGTATTGACCCAGGGCTTTATTGGGAGTAACTCAGATTTTAAGACCACTACACTTGGTAGAGAAGGCAGTGACTTCAGTGCAGCGATTTTTGCTACCTCAGTCAGTGCTGAATCTGTAACCATCTGGAAGGACGTACCCGGAGTATTAAATGCCGATCCAAAGAAGTTTGAGAAGACAAGCCTTTACGAAAAGCTACCTTATAAAGAAGCTGCCGAAATGACCTACTATGGTGCCTCTGTTATTCACCCAAAGACAATTAAACCGCTGGCTCAGAAGGGAATACCATTGTATGTCCGTTCGTTTCAGTCGCCAGAAAGCCAAGGAACGACTATTGAAGAGACCATCATACCAAACCTTGCCCCTGCCATCATTCATAAGGATAAGCAGACGGTTATCTCTTTTAAGATCAGTGACTTCTCCTTTATTAATGAGCATCACATTCACTTGATATTTGAGCATATAAAAAGACTCAATCTTACTATCAACCTGATGCAAAACTCTGCTATCTCTTTCACTATTTGTATGGATGACAATCCAAAAAAGAGGGAGCAATTGAGAACAGCTTTGATGGATGAGTTTCTAATCTATTATAATGAGGGATTAGAGATCATTACCATCAAAAACTACGACCAAGATGCGATTAACGAGCATATGCAGGGCAAGCAGATCATTATTGAACAGCGCTCAAGAAATAACTTTCAAATGGTTTATCGGGGGTGA
- the rsgA gene encoding ribosome small subunit-dependent GTPase A → MKGQVIKSTGSWYEVKHASGKVFRSRLRGKFKMDGIKINNPIAVGDWVEMEEEEKGDKSAVITKIHDRENYVIRKSTRKTGFSHILAANVDQALLLATVTFPKTSLGFIDRFLVSAESFRIPALVVFNKKDLLNDDGIAFCHELIKMYEELGYKGSLISVLEDEGIEELKGLLKGKTTLIAGHSGVGKSTLLNILVPGQVQKTGEVSTYANKGTHTTTFAEMFEMDNSTKIIDTPGIKELGLVDMEAAEISHYFPEMRAYLGECKFNNCLHTNEPGCQVLEAFEEGKIEASRYHSYLSILEDYDNRR, encoded by the coding sequence ATGAAGGGTCAGGTGATTAAATCGACAGGCAGCTGGTATGAAGTAAAACACGCCTCTGGCAAAGTTTTTCGAAGCCGATTGCGTGGAAAATTTAAAATGGATGGCATAAAGATCAATAACCCAATTGCTGTTGGGGATTGGGTTGAGATGGAAGAAGAAGAAAAAGGTGATAAGTCAGCCGTAATTACCAAAATCCATGACCGTGAGAACTATGTAATTCGGAAATCTACGCGCAAAACAGGGTTTTCCCACATACTTGCCGCCAATGTAGATCAAGCATTACTCTTAGCAACCGTCACTTTTCCCAAGACCTCTTTAGGGTTTATTGATCGGTTTTTGGTCAGTGCCGAATCTTTTCGAATCCCTGCTTTGGTGGTTTTCAATAAAAAGGATTTACTAAATGATGATGGTATTGCCTTTTGTCATGAATTGATCAAGATGTATGAAGAACTCGGCTATAAGGGAAGCCTTATCTCTGTACTAGAAGACGAAGGCATTGAGGAATTAAAGGGTCTATTAAAAGGCAAAACGACCTTAATCGCTGGCCATTCAGGTGTAGGCAAGTCCACACTTTTGAACATACTGGTTCCCGGGCAAGTGCAAAAGACTGGAGAAGTGTCTACGTACGCTAACAAAGGAACTCACACCACTACCTTTGCCGAAATGTTCGAAATGGATAATTCCACGAAGATTATTGATACTCCAGGAATTAAAGAGCTAGGCCTTGTCGATATGGAAGCTGCTGAGATCAGTCATTACTTCCCTGAAATGAGGGCATATTTGGGTGAATGTAAATTCAATAATTGCCTACACACTAACGAACCTGGTTGTCAGGTTTTGGAAGCCTTTGAAGAAGGTAAGATTGAGGCATCCAGATATCACAGCTACCTAAGTATTTTAGAAGATTACGATAACAGACGATAA
- a CDS encoding inorganic diphosphatase, whose product MNPWHDVSPGDNLPTTVNAIIEIPKNNRAKYELDKESGLLKMDRVIYSSMYYPHNYGFIPQTYCDDNDPLDILVISQIPIVSMCIVEAKIIGVMRMLDQGEADDKIIAVAEHDKSVSHIENIEELPEHTLNELRNFFEDYKKLEKKEVVVEKFQNRSLAQQIFQKSIEDYKAKFA is encoded by the coding sequence ATGAACCCATGGCATGATGTATCTCCGGGAGATAACCTTCCCACCACCGTTAATGCAATCATTGAGATTCCTAAAAACAATAGGGCCAAATATGAGCTAGACAAGGAAAGTGGTCTTCTTAAAATGGACCGTGTCATTTATAGCTCTATGTACTATCCTCATAACTATGGTTTTATCCCTCAGACCTACTGTGATGATAATGACCCGCTTGATATCCTTGTGATTTCACAAATCCCTATCGTCTCTATGTGCATTGTTGAAGCCAAAATCATTGGCGTTATGCGAATGCTGGATCAAGGGGAAGCGGATGATAAAATCATTGCCGTTGCAGAACATGATAAGTCAGTAAGTCATATCGAAAATATTGAGGAGCTTCCAGAGCACACGCTGAATGAGTTGAGAAATTTCTTCGAGGACTATAAGAAACTCGAAAAGAAAGAGGTCGTTGTCGAAAAATTTCAAAACAGATCACTGGCCCAACAAATCTTTCAAAAGAGTATAGAGGATTACAAAGCAAAGTTCGCTTGA
- a CDS encoding MerR family transcriptional regulator, with amino-acid sequence MEKGHQQYSVKQLSQLAGVSIRTLHHYDEIGLLNPAKRSEKGYRFYGKEELFKLQQIMFYKTLGYGLGEIKSILNDEGFDLITALQSHREVLKKRAVHLDKLMVTIDKTINELKNKEGMITDKEMYEGFDPKEVEAIKTETADRWPDEAKETEHRIKSMSKAAWKETKQEAEEINLWLSNLMHKPVEDVEVQKVVKLHFEHLHRFYEVSEEHYRGLAEMYVEDDRFKAHYDKVKPGLAEFLRKAIQQFCDNGMEVA; translated from the coding sequence ATGGAAAAGGGTCATCAGCAATATTCAGTAAAACAACTCTCTCAGTTGGCAGGAGTTAGCATTCGAACCTTACATCATTATGATGAAATCGGTTTGTTGAATCCAGCCAAACGGTCTGAAAAGGGTTATCGTTTCTACGGAAAGGAAGAACTCTTCAAGCTTCAGCAAATCATGTTTTATAAAACCCTTGGCTATGGCTTGGGGGAGATAAAATCAATTCTTAATGATGAGGGTTTCGACCTTATCACTGCATTGCAGTCGCATAGGGAAGTCCTGAAGAAACGAGCTGTTCATTTGGATAAACTGATGGTCACCATTGATAAAACAATCAATGAACTTAAAAACAAAGAAGGTATGATTACAGACAAAGAAATGTATGAAGGCTTTGATCCAAAAGAGGTAGAGGCAATTAAGACTGAAACGGCCGACCGATGGCCTGATGAAGCTAAGGAGACAGAGCATCGGATAAAGTCTATGAGCAAAGCAGCCTGGAAAGAAACCAAGCAGGAGGCTGAAGAGATTAACCTATGGCTTTCAAATCTGATGCATAAGCCTGTAGAAGATGTGGAGGTACAGAAAGTGGTCAAGCTCCATTTTGAACATCTACATCGGTTTTATGAAGTGTCAGAAGAGCATTATCGTGGTTTAGCAGAAATGTACGTGGAGGACGATCGTTTCAAAGCACATTATGATAAAGTCAAGCCCGGACTAGCGGAGTTTCTAAGAAAAGCAATTCAACAATTTTGCGACAATGGCATGGAGGTAGCATAA
- a CDS encoding DUF5606 domain-containing protein, with amino-acid sequence MKFEEIASVSGKGGLFRVLRPTKNGVILESLDEKKSKLVVGADAQVSILSEISIYTHTTEGATPLNEVMQKIHSEFDGDTGLDKNSDGDELKSFLKHVLPDYDEDRVYVSDIKKLVTWYNLLSKIAPESFQETATTEDEASEE; translated from the coding sequence ATGAAGTTTGAAGAAATAGCATCCGTATCAGGCAAAGGCGGATTATTTAGAGTTTTAAGACCTACTAAAAACGGTGTCATTCTGGAATCTCTTGATGAGAAAAAGTCAAAACTCGTAGTAGGTGCCGATGCTCAGGTATCAATACTTAGTGAAATTTCTATTTACACCCACACTACTGAAGGAGCCACGCCCCTGAATGAGGTGATGCAAAAAATTCATTCAGAATTTGATGGCGATACTGGGTTGGATAAGAACTCAGATGGTGATGAACTAAAGTCATTCCTAAAGCATGTGCTTCCGGATTACGATGAAGATAGAGTCTATGTATCTGATATCAAGAAACTAGTGACTTGGTACAACCTATTATCTAAGATTGCACCTGAGTCTTTTCAGGAAACTGCCACGACAGAAGACGAAGCTTCAGAGGAATAA
- a CDS encoding low molecular weight protein-tyrosine-phosphatase gives MSKVKVLFVCLGNICRSPLAEGIFRQRVIEQGLSDHFDMDSCGTAAYHIGKGPDTRSMANAEKNGVIYDHSARQFDVQDFYDFDIILPMDDSNFEDVISLRPPDAKAKVMKMRHFDPVDRESDVPDPYYGGEKGFQEVFEILDRSIDGLLEELIINNVTFLSAM, from the coding sequence ATGAGTAAAGTGAAAGTCTTATTTGTATGTTTGGGCAATATATGTCGTTCGCCTTTGGCCGAAGGTATATTCAGGCAAAGGGTCATAGAACAAGGTTTGTCCGATCATTTTGATATGGATTCTTGCGGCACTGCTGCTTATCATATTGGAAAAGGCCCTGACACCCGATCGATGGCCAATGCTGAAAAGAATGGTGTTATATACGATCATTCAGCGAGACAATTTGATGTTCAGGATTTCTATGACTTTGATATCATCCTGCCAATGGACGATTCTAATTTTGAAGACGTCATCAGTTTAAGGCCGCCTGATGCCAAGGCCAAGGTTATGAAAATGAGACATTTTGATCCTGTCGACAGAGAAAGTGATGTGCCCGATCCTTACTACGGAGGAGAAAAAGGTTTTCAGGAAGTTTTTGAAATTCTGGACCGATCGATTGATGGACTTTTGGAAGAATTAATAATTAATAATGTAACCTTCCTATCAGCCATGTAG
- a CDS encoding acyl-CoA thioesterase: MNFHTRKWVKPEDLNPNGSLFGGRLLEWIDEEAALYTIVQLENRKIVTKFMSEINFINAPVQGDIIEIGIEAVSFGRTSLTMRCEVRNKLTREEILSIDRIVMVNLGPDGKSAPHGKTKVEFVKDRLED, translated from the coding sequence ATGAATTTTCACACGCGCAAATGGGTAAAACCTGAAGATCTTAACCCTAATGGGAGCCTTTTTGGAGGCCGGCTCTTGGAGTGGATCGATGAGGAGGCCGCTTTGTATACAATTGTTCAGTTAGAAAACCGGAAGATTGTGACCAAGTTCATGTCCGAGATTAATTTTATTAATGCTCCGGTTCAAGGGGATATTATTGAGATTGGCATAGAAGCGGTGTCCTTTGGAAGAACTTCATTGACCATGCGATGCGAAGTCAGAAACAAGCTGACCAGAGAAGAGATACTCAGTATTGACCGTATTGTTATGGTGAACTTAGGACCAGATGGCAAATCGGCCCCTCATGGTAAAACCAAGGTGGAATTCGTGAAAGATAGATTGGAGGATTAA
- a CDS encoding hydrogen peroxide-inducible genes activator, with translation MTLQQLEYIVALDTHRHFVNAAESCFVTQPTLTLQIKKLETEMGVQIFDRSKHPIAPTKTGLRVIESARQILREVNSLKSFISMEKDDLSGTFRIGVIPTVAPYLMPRFLKQFVDENPKINLVIREIESEQIIADLKNDLLDIGILATPLDENGLREIPMYNEPFLIYSAEQHPLFIQEHIQPSDLPEKGLWLLNQGHCLRNQVLRVCSQKKNAQNNNLSYESGSIETLKNLVKNHMGYTLVPELSVMETISSDDRIKRFDAPEPSREISMVVHQSFNKEAILEIIKGAILENIPSHFRKAKTFNRIKWR, from the coding sequence ATGACATTGCAACAATTAGAGTATATCGTTGCGCTTGACACGCATAGGCATTTCGTAAATGCCGCTGAGAGTTGTTTCGTTACTCAACCTACACTTACCCTCCAGATCAAGAAGCTAGAGACCGAAATGGGTGTTCAGATTTTCGACCGCTCAAAGCACCCTATTGCCCCAACCAAAACTGGCTTGCGTGTTATTGAGAGTGCCCGACAAATTCTTAGAGAAGTGAATAGCCTGAAGTCTTTTATCAGTATGGAGAAAGATGATCTTAGTGGTACTTTCAGGATTGGTGTAATACCAACAGTGGCGCCCTATCTCATGCCGAGGTTTCTGAAGCAGTTTGTAGATGAAAACCCAAAGATTAATCTGGTCATCAGAGAAATTGAATCTGAACAGATCATTGCTGACCTCAAAAACGATTTGTTAGACATAGGCATTCTAGCAACACCACTGGATGAAAACGGCCTTCGCGAAATACCCATGTATAATGAGCCATTTCTTATTTATAGCGCTGAACAACACCCACTCTTCATTCAAGAGCACATTCAACCCTCTGACCTTCCTGAAAAGGGTTTATGGTTACTGAACCAAGGGCACTGCCTCAGAAATCAAGTGCTACGCGTATGTAGTCAAAAGAAGAATGCTCAGAATAACAACTTAAGCTATGAGAGCGGCTCTATTGAGACACTCAAAAACTTAGTAAAGAATCATATGGGGTATACCCTTGTTCCGGAACTCTCGGTAATGGAGACGATTTCTTCAGATGATCGAATCAAACGTTTTGATGCACCTGAACCCAGTAGAGAAATCAGTATGGTGGTACACCAAAGCTTTAATAAAGAGGCCATATTAGAAATCATTAAAGGAGCAATTTTGGAAAACATCCCTTCCCACTTTCGGAAGGCCAAAACCTTTAATCGTATTAAATGGAGGTAG
- a CDS encoding DUF6588 family protein has product MKKTLLILFAACFLATTPNMAKAQGLDFDSFLEAGIDDASLLLESYLQPAFEGFGFGMNSGWYNTAKTHKFLGFDLTGSISLARVPDSRQFFTLPTGLTNVSLTNPSDTRRLPTIFGPNLGADDLPELRFTDDNGEEVIRISAPTGLGIDEDIVPFNAVPVPMVQLGLGLFKGTEVKLRYIPEQDFDGDGGIKLFGIGVMHDIKQYLPAEKLLPFDLSLFLGYTNLESYVNIDEDAGQTAEFNASAWTVQGVISKKILFFTAFAGLGYSNYDIDFNMLGNYTTETTTFTDPVSLTYKDNGIRTNIGVRVKLLFLTITGEYALQEYNTLTAGVGISIR; this is encoded by the coding sequence ATGAAAAAGACTTTACTAATACTTTTTGCAGCATGTTTTTTGGCTACTACACCAAACATGGCGAAGGCGCAAGGCCTTGATTTTGACAGTTTTCTCGAAGCAGGTATCGATGATGCCAGTTTACTTTTAGAGAGTTATTTGCAACCGGCCTTTGAAGGCTTTGGTTTTGGGATGAACAGTGGTTGGTATAATACTGCCAAGACTCATAAATTCTTGGGCTTTGACCTGACCGGAAGCATATCACTTGCTAGAGTGCCTGATAGTCGACAATTCTTTACGCTACCGACAGGGTTAACGAATGTAAGCTTGACCAATCCATCGGATACACGGAGGTTACCTACCATCTTTGGTCCAAACTTAGGGGCTGATGACTTACCGGAGTTACGTTTTACAGATGATAATGGCGAAGAGGTCATTAGGATATCAGCACCAACGGGTCTGGGTATAGACGAGGATATAGTACCTTTTAACGCAGTGCCTGTACCAATGGTACAACTTGGCTTAGGTCTTTTCAAAGGTACAGAGGTCAAGTTGAGATACATTCCAGAGCAAGATTTTGACGGAGATGGTGGTATTAAACTCTTCGGTATTGGCGTAATGCATGATATCAAGCAATATCTGCCAGCCGAAAAGCTCTTGCCTTTTGATCTTTCATTGTTCTTAGGATATACGAACCTTGAGTCTTACGTCAATATTGATGAAGATGCTGGGCAAACAGCAGAGTTTAATGCTAGTGCATGGACCGTTCAAGGAGTGATATCTAAGAAAATATTATTCTTCACCGCCTTTGCAGGACTTGGGTATTCGAATTATGATATTGACTTCAATATGTTGGGTAACTATACTACCGAGACAACCACTTTTACTGATCCGGTCAGTCTGACTTACAAAGACAATGGAATCAGAACAAATATTGGTGTGCGGGTCAAATTGCTTTTCTTAACAATAACAGGAGAGTATGCCTTACAAGAGTACAATACCTTGACTGCTGGTGTGGGTATTAGTATTAGATAA